From one Bradyrhizobium sp. Ash2021 genomic stretch:
- a CDS encoding metal/formaldehyde-sensitive transcriptional repressor, translating to MTHTVREKKKLLARVGRIRGQIEAIERALTDEAECERIMHMIAGVRGGVAGLMAEVVEDHIRTHLVDPEKNPGALNADAADQLIEVVHTYLK from the coding sequence ATGACACATACCGTGCGAGAGAAGAAGAAGCTGCTGGCCCGGGTAGGCCGCATTCGCGGCCAGATCGAAGCGATCGAGCGGGCGCTGACCGACGAGGCGGAATGCGAGCGCATCATGCATATGATTGCGGGCGTTCGCGGCGGCGTCGCGGGCCTGATGGCCGAAGTGGTCGAGGACCACATCCGCACCCATCTCGTCGACCCCGAGAAAAATCCGGGCGCGCTTAACGCCGACGCGGCGGATCAGCTCATCGAAGTGGTCCACACCTATCTGAAGTGA